The Eleginops maclovinus isolate JMC-PN-2008 ecotype Puerto Natales chromosome 6, JC_Emac_rtc_rv5, whole genome shotgun sequence DNA segment GAGTAATTCTCAAACTAAAGGTAAATCCCATTTAGTAATATTGGAACAGGTGGTGCCTCCTCTGGATAAATGTTTCAGGCTTGCAATGAAAATTAggattaaaatgttcaatacgTGGTAACACATATGTTTCCTGTTATCAATAAATCCCAGAAAGAAAGGCCAACTggagacaggaaggaagtgTTCAGGTAATGCTACCCAAACCTCTTACAATAGCACACATTTAGTGAGTATTCACAGaaggatggtgtgtgtgagaatgacCCAAATCATGGCAATGTTCATGGTAAAGTAGACAAGATTTATGCAATcaattggtttgtttttattagttcTTGGATGATAGCCCTGATGAGTTTAGCCTTCTCCCAGGAGCATGTCATAAGGCACTTTTGCCGCAAGGTGGCAGTATAATGCCAGATTTGATGTATCCCTTGTATTTAGAACAGGCAGGATGGACACTGTTTGGACTTTTATGTACCTTTCTTAAATGATGTTAAGGCTTTGTTCATACTGCAGCAAATTatgatgtgattttaaaaacGTTTCTGAACAAAAAAATGGAGGCCctttcaagaaaaaataatagCAGTATTTCATTCAActatatatttgaaatgctaGGTGGAGATGAATCCAATAAAAGGTCAAATGTGTCGTATTTGGAGTCACTGGGTCACATGACATAAAActaaggaaaaaataataagactttttaacaaaacaaatgctggATTGTCATTAAAATACTcatatgaaatataaagtagaataaaatccaataaaaggTGCAGTAATATAATCCTGCATTGATTGAGTCTGTTGATCACATGACATGGTGAAAGTAATAAAAGGAACAACactcaaaacaaacactgcgtatttctttcaaaacattacattatatatatataaaaatagataaatgaATAAGTACTGAAATcctttttgtgttatttgttaaCTGTAGTAATGATATCTGGTATGAACTGGTAATCACTGAGTTACTTGTCATGGAAgctaatcaaaataaatgtaaattaaatattacaCAGAATATTTTGGCATACTTTTTAGATTAATGGGCAAGTGAATATAGTGATACATTTATAAGTAGTGTACCAAGAAAACCTAAACTAAACTAGTGTACTGTGCGCTGTtgtgaggcttttattgtgaaagagcCTTCGCTTCCTGTTACACTATTTACGAACATGAGCCTGACTTTTGGACTAGTTTTAACCGGGGTTTAACCCAACCAGCAGGTACAAAACAACGGGAAAGAACGAAAGTGCATCTTTCAACACCGAGAAGGTAAGGTTAAGTGACCAATCTACCCGGGGTTTCCAAACATTAACAGCTCATACGGTTTTAGTACGAAGAGCAGAGGTAGGAGAAGTAATCAgattgcattcaaaatgttcctccagtgaaagtagaaagtactctcatctaaatgtacttaaagtagcgacagtaaagtagtcattgtctgattggtccatttcagaataatatctctgatatgttttagaatgattgatcattaaagtgttctcagagctggtaaaggtgcagctagtttgaatggctttgtatacggcagggtagctgctggatttactgcaggtgaactaaagtctgatttaagggctgcttatatttaccatcattaatcctaatctgcctagcaactaacgggattaaataaaagtagtggagtagaagtacatgatttacctcttCGAAAACAATGGATTAATCCTtaaaactgaatgtatttttaaagcttttcatATGTTCCAGAAGAGATGTCCTCCCAGGTCAGACTGCGGCTGCTGCCCAGAGCCAGATGCATGTTCGACGAGCCGGTCCAGGTGAAGGTGACCGGGCTGAGGTCCAGACAGGTGGTCACCATGAGAGCCGGAACCACCGATGAGAAGGGAGTGACGTTCAGCTCCTCGGCCACCTACAAGGCTGACGGGAGCGGGGAGATCGACCTGCAGAGAGACCCCTCCCTCAGCGGGACTTACACTGGGGTCGAACCCATGGGCCTGCTGTGGTCCATGAGGCCAGACACCTTGCACAAAAGGTTCATAAAAACACGCTCACTAAACCCCCAGGTGGTGAAGTTCTCTGTGcatgaggaggagcaggaggaggagggcgggATGCTGGCAGAGGCGACCAATGAGAGGCTTCTGGTCGGGGACGGGGTCCGCCGGCGCCCGGTCAAAGATGGGAACATTTGTGGAGTCCTGTTTACTCCCCCAGGTTAGTCCATTCCTCTCCAAATCAAACACTAGTGCATGGCTAAAGCCTGATAAAGCTAATTCCTTTCAGGAACCAATAAGTCGCTGAGAGGCTGAGGTCCGGCCTGGTTGCTTTGAATAAAATcttaatttaatgaaaatggTTGCCTTATTATCACATGTACAACATATAGTCTGTATAATCCAGTTATTAAAAATTGCGTTCAACAGAAAATACACCGACCCTCTCACTCTTTCcctcacacacctcacacaggtGATTTTTGACTCCAACAATgataaataacaacataaaaaaagaccaaTAACAAATTGTAACCAACCAAAACTCCGTATTAAATCTACAACACTAAGTACCAGTGTTGcagtcaagtcactatgcctcaagtccaagtccaggttcaagtctccagtgttcaagtccaagtcattaaaaaaaattccAAGTCGAGTCCGAGTCGAGCCCACTTctcatccaagtcaagtccgagtcgagtccctattgatcaagtctggggggggggggacacacgatagcagagcgaagaggtacaggaggcgtagagcgaggagatcattgcccactagttaatcgattgtggatggcgtcgtgctcgcggacggaataagaaaaaactaaatgggtcGCGAAATACACCTGGGCGGTCtgcccaagtaaagtctatgtgtgggaaaccctgtgttaTTAAACTTCAACTTCGTCGACCTCAGGGCtttaatgacaaagtcgagtcctttcgagtcatcgCGAGACCGAATGCACaagtccgagttcaagtcattagtgctcaagtccaagtcaagtcacgagtctctaaatttagTGCTGTAGTACTCGAGCCCGAGTCCcggactcgagtactacaacactgctAAGTAGCACCGTCTGACATCCATGGCTCCAacaacactaaccctaacccatagTCACCACGAGATCATGGATTACCGTTTTTAAGCgtctgtttacacattttgttgaaACCTACGTGTTTTTTTGGAACAAGAAGTGACATGAGAGGATGGAGCAGGGGTTGAGATCATAGTCAGAAAAATCTTTTTTGTGgtgtaataaatcaagtgagaagaagggtcattttttcatagtcttctatacaatctgactgtAGAGACATTATACACACTGCAGGTTCAAGGCTCTCCTGCATCGGCTTTAGTTTTCAgacctgcttttctttttgtctttactCAGGAGAAGGTCCGTTCCCTGCTGTGCTGGATCTGTACACTTTCGGTGGAGGTTTGTCGGAGAAAAGGGCCTCTCTGCTGGCCAGCCGGGGATTCGTGGTTCTGACTGTAGCGCTGTACGGCTACGATGACATGGCGAAGAACATCAAAGAGGTCCATCTGGATTACTTTGAAGAAGCgataaagtttttaaaaatgcaagaTAAGGTGAGTACAGGCCACTGAAGGTGCTGAAgttggaaatatttaaaattcttTGCTCAGTGGCAACAGACCAATGGATGATTGCTTACAAAAGAGCTAATCTTGTGGGCGTTAAAGTCATATGATTGCATTCCATTTCCTTTAGCTGACACtgttatccaaagcgacttacaataagtgcattcaaccatgaGGAAGCACACTCAAAAGCAAAAATCCTGCAGTTACCTATCTATAAGTCCAACCAGATGAAGTGCTGCTGCATTAGCTTCTCTTAAagccaaagaaaaacaagcagctCACAGTTTGCTCGTTTGTCCTCAGGTTGGCAGCAAAGCAGTCGGTGTAATATCCATTTCAAAGAGTGGAGATCTTGCACTATCTATAGCCTCTTACCTGCCAGACGTTGGAGTCACAGTGTGGATTAATGGCTGCTCTGCCAACACCATGTTACCCCTCTTCTACAAAAAAAGCCAGATCCTCCCTGCGTTGATGGTGGACATGAGCCAGATGATTCCTACAGCGTCCGGGGCCTTTAACTGCAAGTATGTGCTGCAAAATCCCCTAGCAGAGGAGAACAAGGCCACCCTGGTCCCCATCGAACAAGCCCAGGGACGCTTCCTCTTCGTGGCTTCAGAGGACGATCTCAACTGGGACAGCAAGGCCTACATGGAGGACATGGTGGAGAGACTGCAGCGTCACGGGAAGCACAACTTCGAGAGTGTGTGTTACCCCGGAGCGGGACATTACCTAGAGCCTCCGTACGGACCCTATTGCCCCTCCAGTTTTCACGGGGTTGCAGGAAAGCCGGTCCTGTGGGGGGGTGAACCCAAGTCCCACGCAGCGGCTGAAGACCACCTGTGGAATAAGATCCAAGAGTTCCTCAGAACTCACCTGAGCTGTGGAGCTCCGCAGACTAAAGCCCGGTTATAGACACAGAACATCATCATATGAAGACAACACAAACAGCTGATTGTAAGTAATCGTATAGCGAATAACTCAACGTTTGATTTGATGATCGTTGATgtgctgaaaaataaatgcttattTTGTAGCCCTAGAGTTGTACCTTTACTAATGTATGCTGCTAAAAAAAGTGGCATAGCTGTGATGAGTTGAACAATGATTGAGAGTCATTGAATCAAACGACATGGACGCTGAAAATGATAAAGATTTATGCTGAATCatcatttaattattcatttaaaatagaaaaagcaccaaaatcctctttaaaaaaaggttggtCCTCCTTGTCCAGTCTTTCATTTACAATTCCACATTGACTGAAGTCCTGAGCTCACATGATATTAATGCTAtgaatatatacacatataaaataagcactttttgaacattaaagtagaGGAACATAATACAAAGATGAACcgcagaatagggcctcttatAGAAGTATAGAAGTAGTACTCTTTAATGAGTAAGGATTGGAAACTGTGCAATCAATCCTTAATAATGTCTGTTTccgtgtgtgttttgtttttgcaaccaGCGCTGCTGACGCCTCTTGTATCCATTCCAAACATCGGGAGGAGGCTTGGTGGAAATGTGTGAAGCTTTTTTTATGGGTTTATAAATGTTTCAACCTTCCCTTCAGGCCGCAGCCAGTCACCTCGAAACAACCTTggcaaaacaaaatagaaagaGAACTATAAAGGAAATGAGAGGCtgagaaacaaaacatgacttaTTGGTAACTATCGCATCCTGCTCTTTCCATCCCGCTCAGAGTCGAGAGATACCGCGTTATTGTTCCTACCCGGCTCGCTACAGAGCGAGTTCATCAAgatagcagcagcagccgccttGATCTGCCTCCTCCATTTATTGAGCAGCAGCGTGGAAAAGCTCTCTGGCTGCCGAGCGTTCTTTGTGTTTACGTGTCTGACTGCTCCCTTTATGTCATTTCAGCTGCACACAGCTCTCATCAGCCTCCGGCTTCTGAAAGGCAGGGAATTGTATTTTCCACTACTGTACCTGCACCAAAAGATGCACCGGGATCAGAAGCTTGAGCTCCCGTGTTCCTCTGTAAAACTGGGTTTATGTTTGTGTTAGCAACAGAGCCTTTGAGGAGAACACTTGGAGGCTGTAAGGAAAGTAATTTGTAAGCTTGTGCAATATCACAAAGTGGATGAATTAATGTTAACACGACTCCTTTGGGGAACAGAATTAGATAACTGCTGATAGCAATGCTGTCAGTGAGAGCAGAGCCATCCTTTCCTGAGATAAATAGGTTGCTTTGGTCAAATAATGAGCTGCAAAACATGCATACGCACTTCTAACCAGCTAGTTTCTTAGccatcttcctttttttttacatttcctgtagACATTTTGGAAAGATTCTgatcaaatatacatatatgtttGCAATTAGAGGCCTTTAAGACAAAGCACATGGTCCTAAAAGCACTCTTGGATTCTTCTGGAGAAATTCAGCCCTATTTTTTGCCATTAATCTAAACTAGACTTGTCTTTTTGTTGACCTACTTGCAGTACTTACTCCTGTATCTGTAGCTATGTTTGTTAACcaacattttgaattattttagcTGTAGGTCTGagttaatttgtcaaatatgagCGCCACATCAGGTCATcttcagggtcatatttgtattttctgtctctcctgggacttgtctccatgctctaatgttcaaaaagctctttatgtttctcatactgcctgtactgcaggccctcctttcaccctctgtctgaaaccagagcccagtcagctctgttgtgattggtcaaccgcttacagatgtcccgcccctcagcctatacattgtgttggagcgctagtcaatagaagcagtgtccgaactacggggggactcgggggatccgagaccccctgaaactgacacgagatcccccgaaaacatgatttgggaaatgttggggggtctctaaaatatcagtcaagagaaaaatgggaccccccgaaaatctcggcatagttcgaacactgaaTAGAAGTGCAATTGTTAcgaagtgatgtcactatgatctGAAagtaacaaaggagtccaggctgtggggggaagtgtgtgggagagaaactccctctgcagggaacagggattttagtctttgcagaccatttacatgcactaaaatctatgtaacacactacaggaaggggaaacaGCTCCTTCAAAGTGACATGTCATGCGatgtaaatgttaaatgaaaCGTTTTGAACTTTTGAACTTCCAGTCCACCCACTTCCTTTAACTCCTGTCTGTGTCTAACCGTGACTTTTGccagagacagaggagcaggAAAACGTAAACACATCCAGAGTGTGTGTAGCACCTGCATCATAAATCTCACTGTTCCAACAGAAACgatacacactctgacacacactgttgttgttttgcaggGTTTATAATCTTCCTTCAGGCTCACTAGCCCTCCTCTGACAGGACATCCATAACTGCTGTATTTTCAATGAGTGATAATGACACGGAAGCAGGAAGCATTGCCGAAAGAGAAACACAATCAAAGAGCAAACATCCTGATGCTGCAACAAGGGTTTTTAGGAGATATGGAGATAACTGAAACTGTAGTCTTGTGCCAGATTGTGTGAGTTTAATTGTCTTTGCATGATCTGGATTAAATGCAAAACAGCCCCGTTTTCGACGACTCATTGGTTTGAAATCTGACTTTGTTGCTCTGGTTGTCCTCTTTTAAGCTTCATATCACATAATGCAATCACACAGAAATATGCAAAACCATCCTCCCCCCAGAAACTCCTCTGCAGCCGTTACGAGCATATTAAAACAACGaaataatgaaatcaaaaacacaatctaGAGAAAGCAGAGCTGACTGTTTCCATGCAGAGCTTCgacaaaaacaaatgtccactctttatttaaaatatatcgCAGTCAGCAGGGCAACGGCATCGTctcatttgaattcatttaacAAGAACACAAGGAAGCAGTGATTTTAGAAACATGTATTCTGATGGATTCAGTGGCCTGAGTGTTTGGCAGCGCTCCTCAGGCCTTCGCCAAGATGCAGACGAGGGAAAAGTGTGTGAGCCAAGCTTTGAAAAAGAGCGCATCAAAGACTTCCATGTTTTCTggtaaaagcagaaaatgtgcttGTTGGTTCCCACGGGGTCGGGTGTTTTTAAAACTGAGAAGTGAACTGCATGAAGAATAAGCATGTCCTGCAAACATCTCCCTCGTGTCAGAGCGGCATGGAAGTGAGAGTCGATGCTGTGTATGTGtcaatgcaaaaaaaagcaagCGAGCTTTCCATCTTACTCTCTGCATTTCTGCAACGAAGAGAGGTATTTTGAAGGCCCTGCATGAGGTTCATTACATCTCATACACATTCTCCTGAATCCATCTTCTTCATATATGTTCACATTATCCTTTTAAACATATCGATTGtctttgttgtaatttaatGATGTTGTTTATTGAGTAACGTGGCAGCTATTGCAGGTCTGCCCTTCCTGGAAGAGGGATGTCtcctcagcctctctctctgagaTTTCTTCCAATTTAATTCTGGGGTTTTCTTTTGAAGATGGATCCCAAGatgttttgtcacagcaggatGTAAACATGGCATTGCTTGACAGTGCAGTATCTCATTTTATGGAGGAATTGTCCTTGTGCTGCAAGGGTCTAAAGACAGAGGGCATGCTCAGGGTAGTTTGCGATATTAGACAATATTAATACAATTTGACTTAGATTTTTCGCTTTGATTCGGCCCCGAGGCGTGAACATGTTCCTCTAATGATGTAATTCCGTGCCCAGCCTCATGGGGAAGCTATAGTTGAGCATTTTGAGGTGGAACATCAGGTTCACTGGTCCAGTTTTGCACAGAacattcaggacttttactgccGTGTATCCATGTGTGCTTAAAATTGAAAGAACCTCACAACAAGGGGGTGTGTTTCCAGAAAGATCTCATGTCCCAGGATCATTTGTAATCAGTTTGGTGATCCTCTGACTCTCATATAACTCAGTAGTTTGGGTAATGATGAAATACTATAAAACTTAAGGATATTCCCATCAGCTTTGGACTATGTCGTTGGTGCTGATTGGCTGAACCGAGAGGTGTTCAAATTCACAGACTGATAAAATGAACCTGCAAGATGATCAGGATTTGGACAAATTAAAGAGCATACAGAAGAAATTACAGAGAGAAGTtgttaaatgatttgaaaaatgGAGTCATGAAGCAACATTTAAACCCTAAATGTTAACACAAACATGGTTATATGATGTTTTAATGAGCCAcatatctgtgtgtttcaggtttgGTTCATTTTGACTGAGCTTTAGTGCAAATCTTCCTTTTTGTCACATATTACCACAAAGACGCCTTCGGTTTGAGTATAGCAGTAtagtctgtgtctttgtgtgtgtgtgtgtgtgtgtgtgtgtgtgtgtgtgtgtgtgtgtgtgtgtgtgtgtgtgtgtgtgtgtgtgtgtgtgtgtgtgtgtgtgtgtgtgtgtgtgtgtgtgtgtgtgtgtgtgtgatatagaGAAGCCTCAAAAGAACCTCTGGCCTAATTCTAAGAGCGTGTGGCAGCTAAGAGACTGGAGATGTGGAAGAGAGAGGGAATAGTGAATCCTTTAATAATGAAAGAGAAACGGATGAAGAGGTGTCACGAGGAGAAACGCTTCATTATATAACGCGATCACAAAGGGGGCCGAGGACAATGACACTTTCAAAAGGACTGAATCACTCTCGCAGCGCAGACACCAAGTACATAAGTTATCTGCATGGCAGGTTTGGGATTTAATGGCATTGAACAGATTAAAACTATCAAAGCAAGtgagcaaaacacattttattttcccattTGTCAAGGGCTGTGATTCTGAGCAATGCGAACTCTTCTGTTTGTTGCTTCCCAAGAGTTACTGTGTATGGCTGTTGAAAAGCAGAGCAACGTTTATCAGAGTTCATTTATGGATGAGTTTATAACCTAACTAAGGTGACAACTGAGTTTCACAGGTCGGCTTCTACACTTCTGGTTCCTATTCTTGAGATATAGATCTTAAGCTAAAACAATTTAATAGCAAGTGACATCCTGCGTCACTTGAAGGCAAGCTAAAAGTTACAGCCACAGAAAATGAGCAGATCCAGAATATGAAATCCAAAATCTGTAAACATCAGAAGGAGTACTAgtggaataaaaagtaaaaagactttaataaaatgatattcTCCTGGTAAAAGTTTCCCCTTTTGCACAATCAAGCTGATTCAAATATGTCTAAATCCTATTGAAATGTTCCTTCTAGATGTGTGAAGTGAAATCTATTAGAGGTAGCAGCTCGTTATCTAAATCCACTTAATACAAGCCTTcaaaaaaatgtcccttttaatattttaatatccCGCTGCGCTCATATTTTAATTTACCATGTCAGCGACATATCAATGACTTGAATGTGTTTGACATTTACAGTGTTTTCTGAGAGTGCTGCTAATTAATGAAATGATGAATTATTAATGGCTGGAAACGTGTCATGATATGGTAAGACTCCAACTCTATCAGAGGCTACAGACTCTTAAAAGTtcttaaacatattttcagtcACATAATGTTTATAAATCCACTGTTTTCAGGTTGTTTTATGTCATCTTatctttgctgctgctgctgcaacaccCTATTTCCCCACAGAGATCATTAAAGTGTCATCTCATGTTATTGCTTTgaattgcacacacacacacacacacacacacacacacacacacacacacacacacacacacacacacacacacacacacacacacacacacacacacacagagaagtgaTGATAGCTATTCAAATGCATATTATAATTTTGAAAATCAACAGGTATtgagaaaatatgaatagaCAATAACATGGAATTGCGTTCCCCTGCTGCTGGAAGGCACTCGGGTTAACGGCTGAGTTTCTCCGTATTGCAGACACATGGTTTGCAGCGTGCCGGAGTCACGGCGCCTGCACAGTAACGTGAGAGCGTGCTGCAGTGTCTCCTCAGGTGATTCACAGTCAGGTTTTTTAAGTGGATCTCACACCTCGCTGCTCTGAGCTCTCTACACCGGTGGGGAATCGCTGGGGAGTGGACATAATCTCATctctataacacacacactgttacccTGGAGCCACACACTGACACTAGCCTATCTGAAGAAGATTTagaaacatttattgaatattGATCGTAAAGATTGACCAATTGGTGAATGGCACAAGTTTGGGTTAGGTTGGATTGAAAAAACCCATCTCCTATTGTCTCCCTGTTATAAAGACCTCTGTAGGGTGGgcgacaggtgcaaacacgctAACGgtccaaaacatttccatgacAAGAAACATACTACAGCttcaaaaatgatgcaaatatagaaatacaaatgtgcaaaaacacatgcaaaacaaagacacatcttcaccaacttcacgAAGCAGGCGCAttatttgcagcgttttgtttatGCAACACTTTGAGTGAATGCTGCACATGCTTCCTCAacttggtgaagatgtttctggCGTTTGTTGGGGGAAGCagcatgtttctttaaaatataaatatcacatTTGCACgagttgttgttgtaattaaaatgttaaaacttAGGGACAATGTCCTTTAAAAATCTCTGAGAAAAAGCAATAAAGCCTAATAATGAGAATTATACTGATTAAATGTTCTCCTTCATTAgtgaaacattgaaataccaaTGCCTAtaagcctacacacacacacacacacacacacacacacacacacacacccacacccacccacacacacacacacacacacacacacacacacacacacacacacacacacacacacccacacacacccacacacacacccacacacacacacacacacacacacacacacacacaaacaccctctCCTGACTTTAACACAACCAGGAAGgcctgtaaacacaacacagtttgtttttatctgtgtgtgtgtgtgtgtgtgtgtgtgtgtgtgtgtgtgtgtgtgtgtgtgtgtgtgtgtgtgtgtgtgtgtgtgtgtgtgtgtatgtgtgtgtgtgtgtgtgtgtgtctgaaaggtCTGGAAATAATTAAGATAAGGGCTTGAAGGGACGTAGacgggggagggagggggaggctgACAGACATGCATCTCCTGGCTATATTTAGCGGAGTGAGGTATTCAGAGGCTGGACAATTCCTCCGTTGCTGCAGACGCCTTTTTCCCCACTTTCCCTATGTGTAACCAACAGCTACACCTGAGATTCTTCAACACAtttgcttgttgttgtttgttttgaagaaaaCAGAGCGAAACACAGCGTTCACACTTTCATTCTGCACTACACTGAGTCTTTGTTATGACGTATGTTTTGTAAGCTATCACAGAATTTAACATCTCAAggaagatagatagaagatGGAATCGGAggaaccctctttattagtcacatacatgcacacagcagagcacacacagtgaaattggtcctctgcatttaacccatcctagtactaggagcagtgggcagctatcgtgcagcacCCGAGGAGCAATgaggaggggggattggaggtgtccggtgccttgctcaagggcaccacagcagggcccctataggaggtgaactgggacctctccaagtagcagtccacgttccatatttcaagtctgttcggggacttgaaccggcgaccctatgattcccagtccaagcccctactgactgagccactgctggacttttgGGATggatttatacatattttatcaaTTAGGATCTGCGGCAGCAATATACTACTTACTTATTTTGCTTAATTAGGATtaactccacatattaacaccgcTTTTATAATAGTGAAATAGAAGTAAAAGGCTGTAAAAtaactacatcacggtcacatgctaagctaaaggcggctagtGATTGGCTAACGTTACGaggtctcatttagacacttgttttTATGACACGTAAAAGCTCCAAACATTCACTATTGGGGTATTAACAgaaaatctcttaagcttgtgctaaccacagactttatttcatcGGTTTAACcgaaaaccattgactttgagacaagggaatcaaaagtggtaaaatgctgactcatctcaaggtttaaggactcattcctgcaccactcttttgACGCAAGTACTAGTAAGAGAGGAAGTGATAGAAGTAGAGGATAATTCTTCTATAGAGGCAGTAGCAGAATAAATTCTTTGTTTGGTCCTGAAACTAAACTGTGTATTCAGTAAATTACCACATCTTAATAATGTAATGCTTTTCTAATTACAGGTTTTTCTCAGGGGGCGTAATAACCTCGtttccaattaaaaaaatatatatataatggtGCCAATGTTGCAGCTGTCAGCCCCTAGGAGTGTGTTCCCTAAACCCCTTTGAAAGACTCTGGAAGCCTGAATCACTGAATATCACACACCTACTGTAAAATATCTGGTGGTTTCCCATGTGAATTTTTGACTGAAACATGTAATATAAAGTTTAGAGTCTGAATTTCCAGCCATGTAGTTTGCTGCAGGCCTCCCCTGACTTCCCCTCATACTTACACTGTTTTAAATCAAGTTGCAGGTATTGTAATGCAGCCCTGCCATTAAAATATCGAGCCCAGCGACGCAGGTCTGTCTGTTTGGGGAGGAGAGGATCAACATGGAGACGCTGCGCCCCGAGGCATCGTAACCAGCACATCGTAAAGACAGACGACTCCACCTCAGCAGCATTAAATCTGGAGAGAGAAGGACTGCAT contains these protein-coding regions:
- the LOC134866232 gene encoding acyl-coenzyme A thioesterase 1-like, which produces MSSQVRLRLLPRARCMFDEPVQVKVTGLRSRQVVTMRAGTTDEKGVTFSSSATYKADGSGEIDLQRDPSLSGTYTGVEPMGLLWSMRPDTLHKRFIKTRSLNPQVVKFSVHEEEQEEEGGMLAEATNERLLVGDGVRRRPVKDGNICGVLFTPPGEGPFPAVLDLYTFGGGLSEKRASLLASRGFVVLTVALYGYDDMAKNIKEVHLDYFEEAIKFLKMQDKVGSKAVGVISISKSGDLALSIASYLPDVGVTVWINGCSANTMLPLFYKKSQILPALMVDMSQMIPTASGAFNCKYVLQNPLAEENKATLVPIEQAQGRFLFVASEDDLNWDSKAYMEDMVERLQRHGKHNFESVCYPGAGHYLEPPYGPYCPSSFHGVAGKPVLWGGEPKSHAAAEDHLWNKIQEFLRTHLSCGAPQTKARL